GATATCGGCCATGATCCGGTCTAGATGCTGACGCGAACGGACCATCGGCCAGAAATGGCGCACGACGTCGGCATCCTCGAACTGGGCGAGGGCGGCCTTGGCGATCATCTCCAGCGTTTCGCCGGTGGAATCCGACAGAAGGTGGAGGTGAAGGCGGGTCATGCGGTCGGATCGGGCCTGCTTGTGGATGGGGCCTGATCAGGGATCAGGGGCTGGGGACAAAGCCTAGCATAAATCATGAGAGAGAAGGTCTGACAACTTCGGGGGGTCATTCGCTGCCCACTGGCGGCATTCGGATCCGGACTCTGTGGACAGGTGGACAGCGCTTCCCACAGGCTGGGGATAGCTGGGATAAGCCTTGCTTGACGGCGCAGCGAAGGGAGTCGCCAAGCGGCTGCCCTCTGTTCACGGCGGGACAAATCGGGCAAGGCGCCGCTGTCCCCGATATCCACAGGACCTACTACCTACAGAATCCTATTATAAATCTTTTATTTTATTGGATTGGACCCTTCCGAAATGTCCGGACTCCTCCTTCGCACGTTGCGCGGCGAGAATGCTTCCGAGCGACCGATCTGGCTCATGCGCCAGGCGGGACGCTACCTGCCCGAGTACCGCGCGCTGCGTGCCGAGAAGGGCGGATTCCTTGCGCTCGTCTACGACAGCGACGCCGCGGCCGAGATCACGCTCCAGCCTATCCGCCGCTTCGGCTTCGATGGCGCGATCCTGTTCTCCGACATCCTGATCGTGCCCTATGCGATGGGCCAGGATCTCGAATTCCTGGTGGGCGAAGGCCCGCGCCTCTCGCCCCGGCTCGTGGATACCGCACTGGATGGCCTCAGAGCTGCGCCTGAGCGTCTCGAGCCGATCTATGCCACCGTGGCCAAGGTCAAGGCCGGACTCGGCGCTGGACGGACGCTGCTGGGCTTTGCCGGAAGTCCCTGGACCGTCGCGACCTATATGGTTGCCGGCGAGGGCAGCCGCGACCAGCACGTCACGCGGGCGATGGCCTATCGCGATCCCAAGGGCTTCCAGGCGATCATCGATGCGATCGTCGAGGTTACCGTGGATTACCTCGCCGGCCAGGTCCGTGCCGGCGCCGAAGCCGTGCAGCTGTTCGACAGCTGGGCGGGCAGCCTGGCCCCGGCCGAATTCGAGCGCTGGGTGATCGCACCCAATGCCGCGATCGTCACCCGGCTCAAGGCGCATTTTCCGAGTTTGCCGGTGATAGGCTTTCCCAAGGGCGCGGGCGAGAAGCTGCCGGCCTATGCCCGCGAGACCGGGGTCGACGCGCTGGGGCTCGACGAGACGATCGATCCGTTCTGGGCGGCGAAAGCTCTGCCCGAGGGCCTGCCGGTACAGGGCAATTTCGATCCGCTGCTGATCGAGGCGGGCGGACCGGAGATCGACCGCCAGGCCACGCGCATCCTCGATGCCTTTGCCGATCGGCCGCATGTCTTCAACCTGGGCCACGGCATCGGTCAGCACACGCCTATCGCGCATGTCGAGCAGCTGCTTGCCGTCGTCCGCGGCTGGCGGCGCCCCTGACGGCTCGCTATATGCCGGGTCCATGCAACAGGTTCTCGCGATGACCTATCTCTGGCTCAAGGCCGGCCACATCATTTTCGTGATCTTCTGGATGGCCGGGCTGTTCATGCTGCCGCGCTATTTCGTCTATCACCAGGAATGCGAGCCGGGCTCGCCTGAGAACGCGGTCTGGATCGATCGCGAGCGCAAGCTGCTCAAGATCATCCTCTGGCCATCGCTGGTCGTCGTCTGGGTGCTCGGTCTCGCCCTCGCCATGACGATCGGCGCTTTTGCCGAAGGCTGGTTTCATGCCAAGCTTGCGTTGGTGCTGGCGCTGTCGGCCTACCACGTCTGGCTGGCCGGCTATGCCGCCGCCCTGGCGAAAGGCGAGCGCAAGCTCACGGGCAAGAAGCTGCGCCTGCTCAACGAAGTACCGGGCATCGCCGCGGCGCTGATCGTTGTGCTGGTGGTCGTCAAGCCGTTCTGATCTTCGACACCTTTCTGGAGCCAAGCCGATGATGACGATCCTGCTCGCGGCCGCTGCGGCTTCCGCTGCGCCGGCGCTGCCCACCGATCCCGACGTGCGCTGCATGGCCGCCTATCTGGTTGCGGCGGGCAATGCGAAGGACGACCCCTCGGTCAGCGCCGACGACAAGGCGGGCATCCAGTCGATCGTCATGTATTTCTTCGGCAAGCTCGACGGGCGCCGGCCCAATGCCGATCTCAAGAGCGACATCCTGAAGATCGTCGGCTCGCCGACCTATACCCAGATCCTCCGCCCCGACATCGAGCGGTGCAGCGCCGAGGCCGAAGCGCGGGGCAAGTATCTGCAGTCGTTCGGCGATCAGACGGAAACCGGCGCGCCGAAGCCTTAGATCGTCGCGCCCCGATTGACGGGCGGCCCCTGCATAACTATGTGAGCTTCGTCTTTACCGGCAGCCGACGGCGTGCATTCCCGCAGGCCCGATCCGCTTTCTCCAAGCCCTTCGATCGGCCGGTCATCGAGACCTCTCTAAATCCGCAAATCGGACTCACAATGCATCTCAAAGAACTCAAGAAAAAAACCGCTGCCGAGCTGGTCGAAATGGCCGAAGAGCTCGAAATCGAAGGCGCATCGACCCTCCGCCGACAGGACCTGATGTTCGCCATCCTCAAGGAAGTGGCGGAAGACGGCGAAGAAATCATGGGCCTCGGCACGATCGAAGTCCTGACCGATGGCTTCGGCTTCCTGCGCAGCCCTGAGGCGAACTATCTCGCCGGCCCCGACGATATCTACGTCTCGCCCAACCAGGTCCGCAAATGGGGCTTGCGCACGGGCGATACGGTCGAAGGCGAAGTCCGCGCGCCCAAGGACGGCGAGCGCTATTTCGCGATCACGAAGCTGACCAGCGTCAACTTCGACGATCCCGAAGCAGTGCGTCACCGCGTCAACTTCGACAACCTGACGCCACTCTATCCTGACGAACGCCTGGTGCTCGACAGCTCGGACCCGACGGTCAAGGACAAGTCGGCCCGCGTGATCGACTTGATCAGTCCCCAGGGCAAAGGCCAGCGGGCGCTGATCGTCGCGCCACCGCGTACGGGTAAGACCGTCCTGCTGCAGAATATCGCCAAGGCCATTACCGACAACCATCCCGAGGTCTTCCTGCTGGTGCTGCTCGTCGACGAGCGTCCCGAGGAAGTCACCGACATGCAGCGCTCGGTGAAGGGTGAGGTCATTTCCTCGACCTTCGACGAGCCCGCGCAGCGCCACGTCCAGGTCGCCGAAATGGTCATCGAGAAGGCCAAGCGTCTCGTCGAGCACAAGCGCGACGTCGTCATCCTGCTCGATTCGATCACCCGCCTCGGCCGCGCCTACAACACCGTGGTGCCGAGCTCGGGCAAGGTCCTGACCGGCGGTGTCGACGCCAACGCCCTGCAGCGCCCGAAGCGCTTCTTCGGTGCCGCGCGCAACATCGAGGAAGGCGGCTCGCTGTCGATCATCGCTACCGCGCTGATCGATACCGGCAGCCGCATGGACGAAGTCATCTTCGAGGAATTCAAGGGCACCGGTAACTCGGAAATCGTTCTCGACCGCAAGGTTTCGGACAAGCGCATCTTCCCGGCGCTCGACGTCGGCAAGTCCGGCACGCGCAAGGAAGAGCTGCTCGTCGCCAAGGACCAGCTCTCGAAGATGTGGGTGCTGCGCCGTATCCTCATGCAGATGGGCACGGTCGATGCGATGGAATTCCTCCTCGACAAGATGAAGGATTCCAAGAGCAACGAGGACTTCTTCGCCACGATGAACCAGTAAGCCGGCAAGCATCGGCACCCGATGGATCTGCAATCGCTTCTTTCGTCGGGTGTCGTCGCCGATTTCGGCAAGGTCATCGCCATCGACCTGATGATGGCCGGCGACAACGTCGTCGTGCTCGGTGCTCTGGCTGCGGGCCTTCCTTCCGACCAGCGCAAGAAGGTCATCACGATCGGCGTCGGCATCGCGCTGGTTTTCCTGATCGGCTTCGCGCTGCTGGCCACACAGTTGCTACATGTCGTCGGCCTGCTCGAGGCGGGCGGTTTGATGCTGCTCTGGGTAGCATGGAAGCTGTTCCGCGAGCTGCGGCACCAGGACCGTGCGCCCGACGACATGACCGACGCCGAAATCTCGGCCGAGGCATCGAGCAACCCCAAGAGCTTCAAGGCTGCGGTGATCCAGGTCGTCATTGCCGATCTGTCGATGAGCCTGGACAACGTGCTGGCAGTCGCCGGAGCGGCGCGCAAGCATCCGTTCGTGTTGCTGTTCGGCCTGGTGTTCTCTGTCACCTGCATGGGACTTGCGGCGAACGCGATCGCCCGGCTGATCGAGCGGCATCGCTGGGTCGCCTATCTCGGCCTGGCCATGCTGCTCTATGTCGCAGCCTCGATGATCTTCGAAGGCTGGACCGATCCCGACATCGGCTTGCTGTCCCTCTTCACCTGACCGCGAAACGAGGCTAGCGCTGCGCCCATGATCGAATTGATGGCGAACGCGGCCGATGCCGCCGAAATGATGGGGCCCGGCGGTATCTGGGAGGCGATGAAGCGCGATTTCGCGAACATCGGCACGCCCAGCGCACTGGCTGCATTCCTCCAGGTGCTGATGATCGACATCGTCCTCGCCGGCGACAACGCGATCGTCGTCGGTGCACTCGCCGCGGGACTGCCCGACGCGCAGCGCAAGAAGGTCATCGCCATCGGCGTGCTCGCAGCGCTGGTACTGCGCGTTATCTTTGCGCTGATGGTGACCTGGCTGCTCGGCATCGTCGGCCTGGTGCTCGCCGGCGGCTTGCTGCTGCTATGGGTGGCCTGGCGCATGTACCGCGACATTCGCGCTCACGCTTCACCGGCTGGCGGCTCGCCCGAGGTCGCGGGTGACGAGCATTCCGGCCTGAGCCCGGCCAAGAGCTTCGCCGCCGCCGCCTGGGCGGTTGCCGTCGCCGACGTCTCGATGAGCCTCGACAATGTCCTCGCCGTCGCCGGTGCGGCACGTGAGCATCCGGGCATCCTCATCGTCGGCCTGATCTTCGCCGTCGCGCTGATGGGCGTCGCGGCGAACATCATCGCCAAGTACATCGAGCGTTACCGCTGGATCGGCTGGGTCGGCCTCGTCGTCATCCTCTACGTCGCGGTGAAGATGATCTGGGAAGGCTGGCACGAGGTCGTGCCTCACCTGTTCTGATTCCTAGGGAATCAGAACTGTCGATCCCACGGTCTGCCGCGCTTCCAGGGCGCGGTGGGAATCCGCTGCGTCGGCCAAGGCAAAGCGCTGACCGATCACGGCCTTGACCACGCCGCGCTTCATCCGGTCGAACAGCCGCTCGGCCGTATGCGCGAGATCCCTCGGCGCTGCGATGTAATCGGCCAGGGTCGGGCGGGTCACGTAGAGCGAACCGCCGCGCATCAGTTCGAGCAGGGTGATCGGCGGCACCGCACCCGAGGCATTGCCATAGCTTGCCATCAGCCCGCGCCGCTTGAGACAGGCGAGCGAGGCCGCCCAGCTGTCCTTGCCGACACCGTCATAGACGACATCGACGCCCTGGCCGCCGGTGATGGCTTTCACCTGATCGGGCAGTGCGTCAAACGAGCCACTGAGGCTGTGATCCGCCGCGACGCTTGCGGCCTTCTCCGGGGTACCGGCGTGGGCGATCACGGTGACGCCCTTGTCGCGGAGCCAGGGCACGAGGATCGAGCCGACGCCGCCCGCTGCCGAATGGACGAGCGCCACCTGTCCGGCCGAGAGCGCGATCGTGTCTTCTGCGAGATAGCAGGCGGTGAAGCCCTTGAGCATCGTTGCCGCTGCGTCTTCGGCCGAAATGCCGTCGGGGACGCGGACGATCCGGGCGGCAGGGAGGATGCGATGCGTGGCGTAGGCTCCCGGCGCGCTGACCGAGCCGACGCGGTCACCCACCGCGAATTCGGTCACGGCCGAGCCGACCGCCACGACCTTGCCGACGCTTTCGGAGCCCAGCGCGATCGGGAAGGGCGCGTCGTAGAGTCCCGTGCGATAATAGGTATCGATGAAGTTGAGGCCGATCGCCTCGTTCTCGACGAGGACTTCGTCCGCACCGGGCTTGCCGGGGTCGAAGTCCTCGCGTTCGATCACCTCGGGTCCGCCGAACCTGCGAACCACCATGCGCCAGGGCCCAGTCATTTACGTCTCCGTTGCGCTAGCACCCTTCGACAAGCTCAGGGTGAGCGGGGCTGGATTTTCAGAACAACATCCGCTCATGCTGAGCTTATCGAAGCATCAGCCCACGTGCCTCGCGAAGAACTCCGCGGTGCGCGTATCAGCCAGCGTCGCGGCTGCCTCGTTGCGGCGCACGCCGTCCTCGGCGGCAAAGCCGTGGTCGAGGCCTTCGTAATCGTAGAGCGTGACGTGCGGGTTGTCGTCGAGCCCTTCGTGCATCGCCTTCTGCGCGTCGGGCGAGACGAAGCCGTCGGCGGTCGGCACGTGCAGCAGCAGCGCCTTGGCGATGGCATGCGATTCGTTCAGCATCTGGTCGATGCCGACGCCGTAGTAGCCGACCGAAGCGTCGACGTCGGTGCGCGTCGCAGCCAAATAGGCGATCCTGCCGCCCATGCAGAAGCCGACCAGGCCGACCTTGGCGACGCCGGCTTCACGGCGAATCCAGTGCACGGTAGCCTCGACATCCTGGATGCCCAGGTCGAAGTCGTGCTTCATCATGTAGCCGACGGCTTCCTGGAATTGCTCGGGAATGTCCGAATCGAGTTCGATGCCGGGCTTCTGCCGCCAGAACACGTCGGGCGCGACGGCGAGGTAGCCCTTGGCTGCCCAGTCGTCGCACTTCTTCACGATGCCCGGATTCACGCCGAAGATTTCCTGGATGACGATGATCGCGCCGCGCGGGCTGCTCGCGGGTTTGGCGACATAAGCAGGGAAGCTGCCGGCGCTATCCAGAGTCGGGATCGTCGTGTTGGTCGTCATGGCGGCTCTCCTCGGGGCTGTTTCGTGGCCTATTCCTAGGCCTCGGCGGTGGACTTTGCCAAGGCCGTGTGTCAGCAGTGCTGC
The window above is part of the Novosphingobium sp. G106 genome. Proteins encoded here:
- the hemE gene encoding uroporphyrinogen decarboxylase — its product is MSGLLLRTLRGENASERPIWLMRQAGRYLPEYRALRAEKGGFLALVYDSDAAAEITLQPIRRFGFDGAILFSDILIVPYAMGQDLEFLVGEGPRLSPRLVDTALDGLRAAPERLEPIYATVAKVKAGLGAGRTLLGFAGSPWTVATYMVAGEGSRDQHVTRAMAYRDPKGFQAIIDAIVEVTVDYLAGQVRAGAEAVQLFDSWAGSLAPAEFERWVIAPNAAIVTRLKAHFPSLPVIGFPKGAGEKLPAYARETGVDALGLDETIDPFWAAKALPEGLPVQGNFDPLLIEAGGPEIDRQATRILDAFADRPHVFNLGHGIGQHTPIAHVEQLLAVVRGWRRP
- a CDS encoding CopD family protein — translated: MQQVLAMTYLWLKAGHIIFVIFWMAGLFMLPRYFVYHQECEPGSPENAVWIDRERKLLKIILWPSLVVVWVLGLALAMTIGAFAEGWFHAKLALVLALSAYHVWLAGYAAALAKGERKLTGKKLRLLNEVPGIAAALIVVLVVVKPF
- the rho gene encoding transcription termination factor Rho, which translates into the protein MHLKELKKKTAAELVEMAEELEIEGASTLRRQDLMFAILKEVAEDGEEIMGLGTIEVLTDGFGFLRSPEANYLAGPDDIYVSPNQVRKWGLRTGDTVEGEVRAPKDGERYFAITKLTSVNFDDPEAVRHRVNFDNLTPLYPDERLVLDSSDPTVKDKSARVIDLISPQGKGQRALIVAPPRTGKTVLLQNIAKAITDNHPEVFLLVLLVDERPEEVTDMQRSVKGEVISSTFDEPAQRHVQVAEMVIEKAKRLVEHKRDVVILLDSITRLGRAYNTVVPSSGKVLTGGVDANALQRPKRFFGAARNIEEGGSLSIIATALIDTGSRMDEVIFEEFKGTGNSEIVLDRKVSDKRIFPALDVGKSGTRKEELLVAKDQLSKMWVLRRILMQMGTVDAMEFLLDKMKDSKSNEDFFATMNQ
- a CDS encoding TerC family protein; translation: MDLQSLLSSGVVADFGKVIAIDLMMAGDNVVVLGALAAGLPSDQRKKVITIGVGIALVFLIGFALLATQLLHVVGLLEAGGLMLLWVAWKLFRELRHQDRAPDDMTDAEISAEASSNPKSFKAAVIQVVIADLSMSLDNVLAVAGAARKHPFVLLFGLVFSVTCMGLAANAIARLIERHRWVAYLGLAMLLYVAASMIFEGWTDPDIGLLSLFT
- a CDS encoding YjbE family putative metal transport protein (Members of this highly hydrophobic protein family,regularly are found preceded by the yybP-ykoY manganese riboswitch (see RF00080). A metal cation transport function is proposed.), which gives rise to MIELMANAADAAEMMGPGGIWEAMKRDFANIGTPSALAAFLQVLMIDIVLAGDNAIVVGALAAGLPDAQRKKVIAIGVLAALVLRVIFALMVTWLLGIVGLVLAGGLLLLWVAWRMYRDIRAHASPAGGSPEVAGDEHSGLSPAKSFAAAAWAVAVADVSMSLDNVLAVAGAAREHPGILIVGLIFAVALMGVAANIIAKYIERYRWIGWVGLVVILYVAVKMIWEGWHEVVPHLF
- a CDS encoding quinone oxidoreductase — its product is MTGPWRMVVRRFGGPEVIEREDFDPGKPGADEVLVENEAIGLNFIDTYYRTGLYDAPFPIALGSESVGKVVAVGSAVTEFAVGDRVGSVSAPGAYATHRILPAARIVRVPDGISAEDAAATMLKGFTACYLAEDTIALSAGQVALVHSAAGGVGSILVPWLRDKGVTVIAHAGTPEKAASVAADHSLSGSFDALPDQVKAITGGQGVDVVYDGVGKDSWAASLACLKRRGLMASYGNASGAVPPITLLELMRGGSLYVTRPTLADYIAAPRDLAHTAERLFDRMKRGVVKAVIGQRFALADAADSHRALEARQTVGSTVLIP
- a CDS encoding dienelactone hydrolase family protein translates to MTTNTTIPTLDSAGSFPAYVAKPASSPRGAIIVIQEIFGVNPGIVKKCDDWAAKGYLAVAPDVFWRQKPGIELDSDIPEQFQEAVGYMMKHDFDLGIQDVEATVHWIRREAGVAKVGLVGFCMGGRIAYLAATRTDVDASVGYYGVGIDQMLNESHAIAKALLLHVPTADGFVSPDAQKAMHEGLDDNPHVTLYDYEGLDHGFAAEDGVRRNEAAATLADTRTAEFFARHVG